A part of Corynebacterium lactis RW2-5 genomic DNA contains:
- a CDS encoding VIT1/CCC1 transporter family protein, whose amino-acid sequence MTTPETTPHSNEPHQSSETSKLNWLRAGVLGANDGIVSTALVLLSVIAAGSSRGAILTAGAAAVIAGAISMALGEYVSVSTQRDTERALIAKESAELRDFPEEEHEELVEILSDYGIPSHIAEDAARGIESNNPLSAHLRLELGIDGEDLTNPWAAAFSSAIAFILGAILPMLAALLTTPANGALVVTVVTILTLALTGFVSAKLSATHSGKAAIRLVIGGALGLAVSYGIGLLFGAAVA is encoded by the coding sequence GTGACCACCCCAGAAACCACACCCCACTCGAACGAGCCCCATCAGTCCTCTGAGACTTCAAAGTTGAACTGGCTGCGCGCGGGCGTTTTAGGCGCTAACGACGGCATCGTCTCAACCGCCCTGGTTCTGCTCAGCGTCATCGCCGCAGGATCCTCCCGCGGCGCAATCCTGACCGCCGGCGCCGCCGCCGTTATCGCAGGCGCCATCTCGATGGCCCTCGGCGAGTACGTCTCAGTGTCCACCCAGCGCGATACCGAGCGCGCGCTGATCGCCAAGGAAAGCGCGGAACTGCGCGATTTCCCCGAGGAGGAACATGAGGAACTAGTAGAAATCCTGTCCGACTACGGGATTCCCTCCCATATCGCGGAGGATGCCGCACGCGGAATCGAATCCAACAATCCGCTGTCCGCACACCTGCGCCTGGAGCTCGGCATCGACGGTGAAGACCTCACGAACCCGTGGGCAGCCGCATTCTCATCCGCGATTGCCTTTATTTTGGGTGCCATCCTGCCGATGCTCGCCGCGCTTTTGACCACGCCCGCAAACGGCGCGCTGGTCGTCACTGTGGTCACGATTCTCACACTCGCACTGACGGGCTTCGTCAGCGCCAAGCTCTCCGCCACCCACTCCGGCAAGGCCGCCATCCGACTAGTCATCGGCGGCGCTCTAGGCCTAGCCGTCTCCTACGGAATCGGCCTGCTCTTCGGCGCAGCAGTCGCATAG
- a CDS encoding VIT1/CCC1 transporter family protein, protein MTLLAGNAAKQTPPSAGAVSASSVRAEPHESSQTAKLNWLRAGVLGANDGIVSTALVLLSLIAAGASQGTVVTAGSAAILAGAISMALGEYVSVSTQRDTERALIAQEAASLRRFPEEEHRELVESLADYGIPEDIAEQAARGIEANDPLSAHLRLELGIDGEELTNPWAAAWSSAISFLMGALLPMIAALVFLTSGGAVAVVATTLVSLALTGLVSAKLSDTHSGKAAVRLVIGGSLGLAASYGIGLLFGAAVS, encoded by the coding sequence ATGACGCTCTTAGCCGGAAACGCAGCAAAGCAAACGCCCCCGTCGGCAGGGGCCGTCTCAGCCAGCAGCGTACGCGCCGAGCCCCATGAGTCTTCCCAAACCGCAAAATTAAACTGGCTGCGAGCGGGAGTACTCGGCGCCAACGACGGCATCGTATCCACGGCTCTCGTGCTGCTCAGCTTGATTGCGGCCGGGGCTTCGCAGGGCACGGTCGTCACGGCGGGCAGCGCTGCAATCCTGGCGGGCGCCATCTCCATGGCTCTGGGCGAATACGTGTCGGTGTCTACTCAGCGTGACACAGAACGCGCTCTGATTGCCCAGGAGGCAGCCAGCCTTCGGCGCTTTCCCGAAGAGGAACACCGAGAACTCGTCGAATCCCTTGCTGATTACGGCATTCCCGAAGATATCGCCGAGCAGGCCGCGCGCGGAATCGAAGCCAACGATCCACTCTCCGCGCACCTGCGCCTAGAGCTGGGCATTGACGGCGAAGAGCTCACCAACCCCTGGGCGGCCGCGTGGTCATCGGCCATCTCGTTTTTGATGGGCGCGCTGCTGCCAATGATTGCCGCACTGGTTTTCCTCACTAGCGGAGGGGCCGTCGCTGTCGTAGCGACAACGCTCGTCTCGTTGGCCCTGACCGGCCTGGTCAGCGCGAAACTCAGCGATACTCACTCGGGCAAGGCCGCAGTGCGCCTGGTGATCGGCGGCTCCCTGGGCCTGGCCGCCTCCTACGGAATCGGCCTGCTCTTCGGCGCGGCGGTTTCCTAA
- the rplO gene encoding 50S ribosomal protein L15 produces the protein MSEPIKLHDLAPAPGAKKDKTRVGRGEASKGKTAGRGTKGTKARKQVSAAFEGGQMPIHMRLPKLKGFKNPAKVTYQVVNVSDLERLFPNGGDVTVADLVAKGAVRANQPVKVLGDGDINVAVKVTATKFSGSAKSKIEAAGGSVTEA, from the coding sequence ATGAGCGAACCAATCAAGCTCCACGACTTGGCCCCGGCTCCGGGTGCCAAGAAGGACAAGACTCGCGTCGGCCGTGGTGAGGCTTCCAAGGGTAAGACCGCTGGTCGCGGCACCAAGGGCACCAAGGCCCGCAAGCAGGTTTCGGCAGCATTCGAGGGTGGCCAGATGCCAATCCACATGCGCCTGCCGAAGCTAAAGGGCTTCAAGAACCCGGCGAAGGTCACCTACCAGGTGGTCAACGTCTCGGATCTCGAGCGCCTGTTCCCGAACGGTGGCGACGTCACCGTTGCCGACCTGGTTGCGAAGGGCGCCGTCCGCGCCAACCAGCCGGTCAAGGTTCTCGGCGATGGCGACATCAACGTTGCCGTCAAGGTCACCGCAACCAAGTTCTCGGGCTCCGCTAAGTCCAAGATCGAGGCTGCTGGTGGCTCTGTCACCGAGGCCTAA
- the rplX gene encoding 50S ribosomal protein L24 — protein sequence MKIRKGDTVLVISGPDKGAQGKVIEAYPKRDKVLVEGVNRIKKHVANSAAERGASSGGIVTQEAPIHVSNVMLVDEEGTPTRVGYRFDEDGKKVRISRRTGKDI from the coding sequence GTGAAGATCCGTAAGGGCGATACCGTGCTGGTTATCTCCGGTCCGGACAAGGGTGCTCAGGGCAAGGTCATCGAGGCCTACCCGAAGCGCGATAAGGTCCTGGTCGAGGGCGTTAACCGCATCAAGAAGCACGTTGCTAACTCCGCTGCGGAGCGCGGCGCATCCTCGGGTGGAATTGTCACCCAGGAGGCTCCGATTCACGTGTCGAACGTCATGCTGGTCGACGAAGAGGGTACCCCGACTCGCGTCGGTTACCGCTTCGACGAGGATGGCAAGAAAGTTCGCATCTCCCGCCGTACCGGGAAGGACATCTAA
- a CDS encoding GDSL-type esterase/lipase family protein — translation MKNFSTAARSAALATVAALGLGLGAGAAAAQPQIPGLPEIPGAPAAPAPAPGIPGLPIPGLGQSPEKGVKQLVAFGDSFTANAGKGGPRGLQPGQTPLVANCATDMENWPKIAGEQLNKTVGDWSCNGTGAVPGQLLAYLEAAIQYGDLGEGTEKVVLMYGGMDQVQWVDVAGQLIAKPATPNTPSIFKSLVKQFTDRVHSVAPNAQVVLASYPEYATDNQLCLVNTPGRVNPIPAPGANEIQGAFRDSIKAAAESSGAGFIDVYEATRGHGTCNPNDSERYVAGFMDPVLGPMTNHPTVAGEHAMGHIIADGLR, via the coding sequence ATGAAGAATTTCTCCACGGCCGCTCGTTCGGCAGCTCTTGCAACTGTCGCCGCTCTCGGCCTGGGCCTCGGCGCAGGCGCTGCGGCTGCACAGCCACAGATTCCGGGTCTGCCGGAAATTCCGGGTGCCCCGGCTGCTCCGGCGCCGGCTCCGGGTATCCCGGGTCTGCCGATTCCGGGCCTTGGACAGAGCCCTGAAAAGGGTGTCAAGCAGCTCGTTGCTTTCGGTGACTCTTTCACCGCTAATGCTGGCAAGGGTGGTCCGCGCGGCCTGCAGCCGGGGCAGACTCCGCTGGTTGCCAACTGTGCGACTGACATGGAGAACTGGCCGAAGATTGCCGGCGAGCAGCTCAACAAAACTGTGGGCGACTGGTCCTGCAACGGTACCGGTGCGGTGCCGGGGCAGCTCCTGGCGTACCTGGAAGCTGCGATTCAATACGGTGACTTGGGTGAAGGGACCGAGAAGGTCGTCCTGATGTACGGCGGTATGGACCAGGTTCAGTGGGTTGACGTTGCAGGCCAGCTCATCGCAAAGCCGGCTACCCCCAATACGCCGAGCATTTTCAAGAGCCTGGTTAAGCAGTTCACCGATCGCGTTCACTCCGTAGCCCCGAACGCTCAGGTCGTTCTGGCTTCGTACCCGGAGTACGCCACTGACAACCAGCTCTGCCTGGTAAACACCCCGGGTCGCGTCAACCCGATTCCGGCCCCGGGAGCTAATGAGATTCAGGGTGCTTTCCGCGACAGCATCAAGGCCGCCGCTGAGAGCTCCGGTGCTGGTTTCATTGATGTCTACGAGGCAACCCGCGGGCACGGTACCTGTAACCCCAACGATTCCGAGCGTTACGTCGCAGGTTTCATGGATCCGGTGCTTGGCCCGATGACCAACCATCCGACCGTTGCCGGTGAGCACGCAATGGGGCACATCATCGCCGACGGCCTCCGCTAA
- a CDS encoding flavin-containing monooxygenase: MQNNLDGKSTISLAGSARTGVARTGVARAQAGGQSAQSPLDLLIVGAGISGIDLAHHVAKNFPDWAWQVIDKADDLGGTWHTFKYPGIRSDSDMATFGFPFLPWPHPTTLGRAPDIKNYIKAAAANAGALDRLRLNTRVDRLSWDSQAGLWKVAVSDPRSDDSGHTIYARRVHMATGYYKHEQGYRPDFPGEEDFAGTIIHPQEWPGGLEVVGKRIVVVGSGATAVTLVPALHDEGAKVTMLQRTPTWIGPLPARDVISAIWKKILPERAAYTATRVNHSIRDMAQYVIAQRAPFLFKSALWAMQRRWLSPAEIRAHFRPSYRPWDQRVCKAPDGDIFQAIKGGAQVVTARIDRFVPEGIVLDDGRLLGADIIVSATGLDLEIFGSATLEVDGREVDPAECVTYRGLMLADIPNLSFTTGYINASWTLRADMVSKYMVKVWQRADRVGQGIFRPVPSNRAQEFNGRMMEELDAGYIKRSGHKLPRQGTEDPWHYTQNIIRDYFDVERGDVTEEMVFGAVPAQ, encoded by the coding sequence ATGCAAAACAATCTTGATGGCAAAAGTACTATTTCTTTAGCAGGAAGCGCTCGGACAGGAGTAGCAAGGACCGGAGTAGCTCGGGCGCAGGCCGGCGGCCAATCCGCGCAAAGTCCACTGGACCTGCTTATCGTCGGCGCGGGCATCTCGGGAATCGACTTAGCCCACCACGTCGCCAAAAATTTCCCCGACTGGGCTTGGCAGGTTATCGACAAGGCCGACGATCTAGGAGGGACGTGGCACACGTTTAAGTATCCGGGCATTCGCTCGGACTCCGACATGGCAACCTTCGGTTTTCCCTTCCTTCCCTGGCCGCACCCGACAACCTTGGGACGCGCGCCGGATATCAAGAACTACATAAAAGCTGCAGCGGCTAATGCCGGAGCTCTCGACCGTCTCCGCCTGAATACTCGTGTCGACAGGCTTTCTTGGGACTCGCAGGCTGGCTTGTGGAAAGTCGCAGTCTCGGACCCGCGATCGGACGACTCGGGGCACACCATCTATGCGCGCCGCGTTCACATGGCCACCGGCTACTACAAACACGAGCAAGGTTATCGCCCCGACTTCCCCGGTGAAGAAGATTTCGCCGGCACCATAATCCATCCGCAGGAGTGGCCGGGGGGCCTTGAGGTCGTCGGCAAGCGAATAGTGGTTGTCGGGTCGGGTGCGACAGCAGTGACCTTGGTTCCTGCACTTCATGACGAAGGCGCGAAGGTGACGATGCTGCAGCGCACCCCGACTTGGATTGGTCCGTTGCCTGCCAGAGACGTTATCTCGGCAATCTGGAAGAAAATCCTGCCCGAGCGGGCGGCTTACACTGCAACGAGGGTAAACCACTCGATCCGCGATATGGCACAGTATGTTATCGCCCAGCGCGCACCATTTTTATTCAAATCTGCACTGTGGGCGATGCAGCGCAGGTGGTTGAGTCCTGCAGAGATTCGCGCGCACTTCCGTCCGTCTTATAGGCCATGGGACCAGCGGGTATGTAAGGCCCCGGACGGCGACATTTTCCAGGCAATCAAGGGTGGTGCGCAGGTGGTCACCGCCCGCATCGACCGCTTCGTGCCCGAGGGGATTGTGCTTGACGATGGCCGCCTCCTCGGCGCTGACATCATTGTCTCGGCGACGGGGCTCGATCTGGAGATTTTCGGCTCGGCGACGCTCGAGGTGGATGGGCGTGAGGTCGACCCCGCAGAATGCGTGACCTACCGTGGGCTGATGCTGGCGGACATTCCAAACTTAAGTTTCACTACGGGGTATATCAACGCGTCGTGGACCCTGCGCGCGGACATGGTCTCGAAGTACATGGTCAAGGTATGGCAGAGGGCGGACCGGGTGGGGCAGGGGATTTTCCGTCCGGTGCCGTCGAACCGAGCACAGGAATTTAATGGCCGCATGATGGAAGAGCTGGATGCGGGCTATATCAAGCGCTCGGGACACAAGCTGCCGCGCCAGGGTACGGAAGATCCGTGGCACTACACGCAGAACATCATCCGTGATTACTTCGATGTGGAGCGTGGCGACGTTACGGAGGAGATGGTGTTTGGCGCCGTCCCCGCGCAATAA
- the rpsE gene encoding 30S ribosomal protein S5: MSERDKREGGRDSADNKNNNRRGGRDNRRQQDERSQYTERVVTINRVSKVVKGGRRFSFTALVIVGDGEGMVGVGYGKAKEVPAAIQKGAEEARKNFFRVPMIAGTITHPVQGETAAGIVLLRPAAPGTGLIAGGAVRPVLECAGVQDVLSKSLGTNNAINVVHATVDALKQLVRPEEVAARRGKSLEEVAPARMLRARAGQGA; encoded by the coding sequence ATGTCGGAACGCGATAAGCGCGAAGGCGGACGTGACTCCGCTGACAACAAGAACAACAACCGTCGTGGTGGCCGCGATAACCGTCGCCAGCAGGACGAGCGTTCGCAGTACACCGAGCGCGTTGTAACCATCAACCGAGTTTCCAAGGTCGTCAAGGGTGGTCGTCGCTTCAGCTTCACCGCTCTGGTCATCGTCGGTGACGGCGAGGGCATGGTCGGCGTCGGCTACGGCAAGGCCAAGGAAGTTCCCGCAGCTATCCAGAAGGGTGCAGAAGAGGCTCGTAAGAACTTCTTCCGCGTTCCGATGATCGCTGGCACCATTACTCACCCGGTCCAGGGTGAGACCGCTGCCGGCATCGTCCTGCTGCGTCCGGCCGCTCCGGGTACCGGTCTGATTGCCGGTGGCGCCGTGCGTCCGGTTCTCGAGTGCGCTGGCGTCCAGGACGTTCTGTCCAAGTCGCTGGGTACCAACAATGCCATCAACGTTGTCCACGCAACCGTTGATGCCCTCAAGCAGCTGGTTCGCCCCGAAGAGGTTGCCGCTCGCCGCGGTAAGTCCCTCGAAGAGGTCGCTCCGGCACGTATGCTGCGCGCTCGCGCAGGACAGGGAGCGTGA
- the rplE gene encoding 50S ribosomal protein L5, whose amino-acid sequence MSENYTPRLKTRYREEIRGKMQEEFSYENVMQIPGITKVVVNMGVGAAAQDKKQINGALHDLTLITGQKPETRRARKSIANFKLREGDAIGARVTLRGDRMWEFLDRLLTVALPRIRDFRGLSDQQFDGHGNYTFGLSEQTMFYEIDVDKIDRPRGMDITVVTTATNNEEGRALLRELGFPFKK is encoded by the coding sequence ATGAGCGAAAACTACACCCCTCGTTTGAAGACCCGTTACCGCGAGGAAATCCGCGGCAAGATGCAGGAAGAGTTCTCCTACGAGAACGTCATGCAGATCCCGGGTATCACCAAGGTTGTCGTCAACATGGGCGTCGGCGCAGCTGCTCAGGATAAGAAGCAGATCAACGGTGCTCTCCACGACCTCACCCTGATCACCGGTCAGAAGCCGGAGACTCGCCGTGCTCGCAAGTCGATCGCTAACTTCAAGCTCCGTGAGGGCGACGCCATCGGCGCTCGCGTCACGCTGCGTGGCGACCGCATGTGGGAGTTCCTGGACCGCCTGCTGACCGTGGCTCTGCCGCGAATCCGCGACTTCCGCGGCCTGTCTGATCAGCAGTTCGACGGCCACGGTAACTACACCTTCGGCCTGTCCGAGCAGACGATGTTCTACGAGATCGACGTTGACAAGATCGACCGCCCGCGCGGTATGGACATCACCGTCGTCACCACCGCTACCAACAACGAGGAAGGCCGCGCACTGCTGCGCGAGCTGGGCTTCCCGTTCAAGAAGTAG
- the rplR gene encoding 50S ribosomal protein L18, whose amino-acid sequence MSNTNEKRLPVGKDISTRRRIARARRHARLRKNVRGTSEAPRLVVHRSSRHMTAQVIDDTVGRTLAAASTLDAEVRGFEGDKKAKSAKVGELVAARAKEAGIEKVVFDRGGYQYHGRVAALAEAAREGGLKF is encoded by the coding sequence ATGAGCAACACCAACGAAAAGCGCCTCCCGGTAGGCAAGGACATCTCGACTCGTCGTCGTATCGCCCGCGCCCGCCGTCACGCACGTCTGCGCAAGAACGTTCGCGGCACCTCCGAGGCTCCGCGCCTCGTTGTGCACCGTTCCTCTCGCCACATGACTGCCCAGGTTATCGACGACACCGTCGGCCGTACCCTGGCTGCTGCTTCCACCCTGGACGCAGAGGTCCGTGGCTTCGAGGGCGACAAGAAGGCCAAGAGCGCCAAGGTCGGCGAGCTGGTTGCAGCTCGCGCTAAGGAAGCTGGCATCGAGAAGGTCGTTTTCGACCGCGGTGGCTACCAGTACCACGGCCGCGTTGCTGCTTTGGCTGAGGCCGCACGCGAAGGTGGTCTGAAGTTCTAA
- a CDS encoding class I SAM-dependent methyltransferase — MNPHRTWKEIIAADPEHSRRYANRWRGFVRQGRDINGEARLVDAMAPRHARILDAGCGQGRVGAYLAAAGHKVVGVDVDPYLIEEAGRLYSGELYDATTWLVGDLADLSEVLAEAGQSEPFDFIVCPGNVLTFVADEDRQAVLEGFAAALSQDGGRALIGFGAGRGWDFSDFEDVAIAAGLRVVQKFSTWDLSPFADESQFLVAVLERD; from the coding sequence ATGAACCCTCATCGCACCTGGAAAGAGATTATCGCCGCAGACCCGGAGCATTCGCGTCGTTATGCGAATCGCTGGCGCGGCTTCGTGCGTCAGGGCCGCGATATTAACGGGGAGGCCCGCCTGGTCGATGCGATGGCACCGCGACACGCCCGAATCCTCGACGCTGGATGCGGTCAGGGGCGCGTCGGTGCGTACCTCGCGGCCGCCGGGCACAAGGTTGTCGGCGTGGATGTCGACCCGTACTTGATTGAGGAGGCGGGGCGCCTCTACTCGGGGGAGCTTTACGACGCCACGACCTGGCTCGTCGGCGACCTTGCGGACCTGTCGGAGGTGCTGGCTGAGGCAGGGCAGTCGGAACCGTTTGACTTCATCGTCTGTCCTGGCAACGTGCTGACTTTCGTGGCGGACGAGGATCGCCAGGCGGTGCTAGAGGGGTTCGCTGCGGCGCTCAGCCAGGATGGCGGCCGCGCCCTTATTGGTTTCGGTGCCGGCCGCGGCTGGGATTTCTCTGACTTTGAAGATGTGGCGATTGCCGCTGGCCTGCGGGTCGTACAGAAGTTCTCGACCTGGGACTTGAGCCCGTTTGCGGACGAGTCGCAGTTCTTGGTCGCTGTGCTGGAGCGGGATTAG
- the rplN gene encoding 50S ribosomal protein L14 has protein sequence MIQQESRLRVADNTGAREILCIRVLGGSTRRFAGIGDTIVATVKEATPGGNVKAGEVVKAVIVRAKKETRRPDGSYISFDENAAVIIKADGEPKGTRIFGPVARELRDKKFMKIVSLAPEVI, from the coding sequence GTGATTCAGCAGGAATCGCGTCTGCGCGTTGCCGATAACACTGGTGCACGTGAAATTCTGTGCATCCGTGTTCTCGGCGGCTCGACCCGACGCTTCGCTGGCATCGGCGACACCATTGTCGCAACTGTCAAGGAAGCTACCCCGGGCGGCAACGTCAAGGCAGGCGAAGTTGTTAAGGCAGTAATCGTTCGCGCAAAGAAGGAGACCCGTCGTCCAGACGGCTCCTACATCTCGTTCGATGAAAACGCCGCCGTCATCATCAAGGCTGACGGTGAGCCGAAGGGCACCCGCATCTTCGGCCCGGTCGCGCGTGAGCTGCGCGACAAGAAGTTCATGAAGATCGTCTCGCTCGCACCGGAGGTGATTTAA
- the rpmD gene encoding 50S ribosomal protein L30 — translation MALKITQVRGTAGTKQKQKDSLRTLGLKRRHQSVVRPDSPEVRGLINVVRHMVEVEEVAGE, via the coding sequence ATGGCACTGAAGATTACCCAGGTCCGTGGTACCGCTGGTACCAAGCAGAAGCAGAAGGATTCGCTGCGTACTCTCGGTCTGAAGCGCCGTCACCAGTCTGTCGTTCGTCCGGATTCTCCGGAGGTTCGCGGCCTGATTAACGTCGTGCGCCACATGGTCGAGGTTGAAGAAGTAGCGGGGGAGTAG
- a CDS encoding DUF2231 domain-containing protein → MFTRIAGLPAHPLFVHLTVVIVPVAAIVAIVYVAMPRLRERLGLASSILSAVAFVSTVVARSAGEAMLPLMGLSEENPGAVATHADYATYLLIAVVVMTAGMISTFLIQDARVLSKLSFLAGWRSWAVPLGMAITVNGAIASIVTLTLTGHEGASLTWSELS, encoded by the coding sequence ATGTTCACACGCATTGCAGGTCTCCCTGCGCACCCGCTGTTCGTTCACCTGACAGTCGTCATCGTCCCCGTCGCAGCGATTGTCGCGATTGTCTACGTGGCCATGCCACGTCTTCGCGAACGGCTCGGCCTCGCCTCCTCGATTCTGAGTGCCGTCGCATTCGTCAGCACAGTCGTTGCCCGCTCTGCCGGAGAGGCAATGCTTCCACTCATGGGACTCAGCGAGGAAAACCCCGGCGCCGTCGCGACTCACGCCGACTACGCCACGTACCTGCTCATCGCCGTCGTCGTCATGACCGCGGGCATGATTAGCACCTTTCTCATCCAGGACGCTCGCGTATTGTCGAAACTATCCTTCCTCGCGGGCTGGCGCAGTTGGGCAGTGCCCCTGGGCATGGCTATCACCGTCAATGGTGCTATCGCCAGTATCGTCACGCTCACACTCACCGGCCATGAGGGCGCATCACTGACATGGAGTGAACTTTCGTGA
- the rplF gene encoding 50S ribosomal protein L6, whose protein sequence is MSRIGKNPVVVPSNVTASVNGQDVSVKGPKGELSFTVPAPIAVELKDNEIVVTRPDDNRKNRSLHGLSRSLINNLVVGVTEGYTIKMEIFGVGYRVAKKGKDLEFSLGYSHPVLIEAPEGITFDVDGTTKLSIAGIDKQKVGQIAAVIRRLRKDDPYKGKGIRYEGEQIRRKVGKTGK, encoded by the coding sequence ATGTCACGTATTGGTAAGAACCCTGTCGTCGTGCCGAGTAACGTCACCGCTTCGGTCAACGGCCAGGACGTCTCTGTTAAGGGCCCGAAGGGCGAGCTTTCCTTCACTGTCCCGGCTCCGATTGCTGTCGAGCTGAAGGACAATGAGATTGTTGTCACCCGTCCGGATGACAACCGCAAGAACCGCTCCCTGCATGGCCTGTCCCGTTCGCTGATCAACAACCTCGTTGTCGGCGTTACCGAGGGCTACACCATTAAGATGGAAATCTTCGGTGTTGGTTACCGTGTCGCCAAGAAGGGCAAGGACCTCGAGTTCTCCCTCGGCTACTCGCACCCAGTCCTGATCGAAGCACCGGAAGGTATCACCTTCGATGTCGACGGCACCACCAAGCTGTCCATCGCAGGTATCGATAAGCAGAAGGTCGGACAGATCGCCGCCGTTATCCGTCGCCTCCGTAAGGACGATCCTTACAAGGGCAAGGGTATCCGCTACGAGGGCGAGCAGATCCGTCGCAAGGTCGGAAAGACGGGTAAGTAA
- the rpsH gene encoding 30S ribosomal protein S8: MTMTDPIADMLSRVRNANNAYHDSVSMPSSKLKANIAEILKSEGYIEDYAVEDAKVGKTLTLNLKYGPSRERSIAGMRRVSKPGLRVYAKSTNLPKVLGGLGVAIISTSQGLLTDRQANEKKVGGEVLAYVW, translated from the coding sequence ATGACCATGACTGACCCAATCGCCGACATGCTGTCGCGCGTGCGCAACGCTAACAACGCGTACCACGACTCTGTCTCGATGCCGTCGTCCAAACTGAAGGCTAATATCGCCGAGATCCTCAAGTCTGAGGGTTACATTGAGGACTACGCCGTTGAGGATGCCAAGGTCGGCAAGACCCTGACCCTGAACCTGAAGTACGGTCCGTCCCGCGAGCGTTCTATCGCTGGTATGCGCCGTGTCTCCAAGCCGGGTCTGCGTGTCTACGCTAAGTCCACTAACTTGCCGAAGGTCCTCGGTGGCCTGGGCGTGGCTATCATCTCCACGTCTCAGGGTCTGCTGACTGATCGTCAGGCAAATGAGAAGAAGGTTGGCGGGGAAGTCCTCGCTTACGTCTGGTAA